The Gossypium arboreum isolate Shixiya-1 chromosome 4, ASM2569848v2, whole genome shotgun sequence DNA segment AGCTATAGTCCATTTCAAGCCTTTCAACTTCTTACTTTGTTTTTTGGGGGCTTTTTGTAGGCCTTTTTTATGTCTGTATATGTTCTTTTCTTTAATGAAATCTTCGTATTGAGCAAGAAAAAGAGCATGCCAAATCCCaagtaaaaagaaaaaaccaAACTTTGTCTATAACTATAAATTTATTTAGAAAGTATACATGTATAATATATAGATGGTAACAATAAAATCACTCAAAacaaacatatataaataatctGGTCTACAAGTAATCTATGAAATGAATTTAAATATGCTAATCAACACACTCTTATAAGAAGAATATCTAAAAATCATATGTTTATTGTCGAGGGAAAACAAACATAGTACCATGATTCAAGGTTTTGGCACGATAGGCAAATCAGGCAACTTAAGGCAGTTCTTGTTTAGGTGTTTCCGGCTTTGGTAGATTGGGTAACTTAGGTAgttctggtttgggtagctctaGAACTTTGGGTTCTTCGGGTTTAGGCATGCTAGGCAATTCAGGAACTTTAGGTAATTCAGGTTTTGGCAACTCAGGAGTTTTGGGCAATTCTGGTTTCGGTACCTCTGGAACTTTAGGCAATTCTGGTTTTGTTAACCCGGGAATTTTAGGTAATTGAGGTTTTGGTAATTCAGGAGCTTTTGGCAATTCTGGCTTAGGCACCTCAGAAACTTTTGGTAATTCAAGTTTTGGCAACTCAGTCACTTTAGGCAATTCTGGTTTTGGTACCTCAGGAATTTTAGGCAATTCTGGTTTTGTGAACTCAGGAATTTTTGGCAATTCAGGAGCTTTGGGCAATTCTGGCTTAGGCACTTCAGGAACTTTAGGCAATTCTGGCTTTGGTAACTCAGGAACTTTTGGTGATTCAAGTTTTGGCAACTCGGGAGCTTTGGGTAATTCAGGCTTGGGCACTTCAGGAGCTTTGGGCAATTCCGACTTAGGTACCTCAGGAACTTTAGGCAATTCTGGCTTAGGCACCTCAGGAACTTTAGGCAATTCTGGCTTTGGTAACTCAGGAACTTTTGGTAATTCAGGTTTTGGCAACTCAGGAGCTTTGGGTAATTCAGGCTTGGGCACTTCAGGAACTTTAGGAAATTCTGGCTTTGGTAACTCCGGAACTTTTGGTGCTTCAGATTTTGACAATTTAGGAGCATTGGGCATCTCTGGAACTTTGACTTCTTTAGGTTTTTTCAACTCGGGAATCTTAGGAAATTCAGGCTTTGGCAACTCTGGAACTTTCGGAAACTCAGGAACCTTGGGTAATTCTGGTTTTGGCAATTCTGGAACTTTCGGAAACTTGGGAACCTCAGGCAATTCGGGCTTTGGCAACTCCGGAACTTTAGGCAATTCAGGTTTTGGCAACTCAGGCATTTTAGGTATTTCAGTTTTGGATTTCGGCAATTCGAGCTTTGGAAGTTCACCTTTGGGAAGGACGGTATCTCGAGCAACTCGGGTTTAGGAATCTCCGCACAGATGTCTCCAAAAGATGCCGAGCACCAACCAAGACTATGTTGCTACTCATCGATGACAAAGTGATTAATAAAAAGGGTAACACAAAGAAAGGGAAACGATGATAAGCCATGATTAAGAAAATCAGATGGGAAATGACAAGAAGTGCTTCAAAATGAATACTTGAAGGGTGCTTGTTTATGCAATTGCATGAAATGACGAGGCTTTTATAGGTAACAGGAAGTGGAGAACAAGGAGGTCCTGTAGATGTTTGGTGAGAAATTCTAGATTTTGTTAGCTCAACTTCTCACCTGTTCTTTACTGAAAAACTATATCAAACTATGACACATACATTTGACCACCATTATGAAGTTGGCATCACCCTAATCAAGCCTTTGGTCTTTATATTGGattgaataaacaattaatgtacTCATATTATCATACTAAATTAACATTTGTTTAACACCTTAACTCTGCTTTATTTTCTTCAAACATAAGctgggatttttttttttaattttgattacgACAcggttatataaaataattagatataatattagaaaataataacaatatatgaacgaaataaaattcatataaaagattaatttaaaaatttatttgctACGTTTGGTTTGTTCAACTATATAATACCAACTTGCTTTTGCAACGATAATTTATGTTTTTTGTTTCTttgttatttaaaaataaattaatgaaagacgtagaagaaaattaaaatattaaaatttgattacaTAAAGTTAGAGGTGATTATGTGTTGGTTCCGCTCCAACTTCAATAGAAGTTTAGGTCCATTTTTTAGGTCCAGGTATGGTTCTGTCTGAAAAACGGGTTTAAATTTTTATCCCAAGTCTGGCctggataaaaatactaaaattggaGCCCGTccgtattaaatttttttatatgattattttaatataaaaataaatttaaaaatataatacatcaaatacactaaaaacattaaaatcaatgtttcccaacaaattagaaataaatttaaaattttatttgtacttaataacaataaaatagtaacaatataataACGAAACAACGCCAAAACAGCAGGAAAAGGTagcagatttttttttttttgcaagttCAGGCTGGGCTTGGGCCAAAAAAATTTACCCAATGCCCAACCAATTTAGAAAATGGACCTCGTTTTTTTTCCCAAACCCTCCCACTTTTCGGGCGGGTTCAGGTCTACATACGATCAACATAATAAATGTTTGATGAAATTTTCAATTATATTTTCACCAAACGATTTAGGACATATATTACATATAAAATTTGCCTTAAATATTGTTATATCAAAAGCTTGATACATCAAAGCTAATAATATAGCCGTCTCCATTTCAAGCACTTATACTATTAATCTTACGTTGACTATAAAACACTTCCATAGCTCGCATTTACACAATAAATTTCTTAacaatttacctaatccatttaaaatttcactGGGGAATAAAATAGGGTTATAAGGAAAAAAATTACACTTAAGAAAAGTtaggaaaaattgtaatttcctTTGAACCTAAATAAATACTTTTGTACCTCCTTTGTTTTGAagtgaaatttttatttatattaagggtttaTTTACGAATAACTAAAAGCTAGAACATAGTTagctataaattaaaaattaaaattttattaagtataAATTAAAAGGTAAAAATACATTTTCAGTCCTTTTAATTTTGATATTGAGTAAATTGGTccctttttaaaaataaagtaattttgTCCCTTTAAATTTCGAAAGTGAGCAAGTGAAGGCAATTAATCACAGCGTCAATGTTTCTAATcaattttgattgatataataacatatttaacaCTCGATATTTGTATATTCTGCATAAATTTtgacaaaatatataaatgttatgagctaaatttattgaattaagactaaatttaaaaaattataaatattgtgggtcaaatttattaaattaagatcAATTTAACAAAATGTATAGACTTTgagactaaatttattattataccaataaaatttatatactatTAACAAATAATACATTTACTTTATAATTAAATGTCCTTGGTTTGAAATTGACGTAAATTAAATTCGTTATAATTTTTTGAAAGTGATCACTTTGTTCAAtatcaaaatcaaaattgaaaaggaccaaaaatatataattaaaggcttttttaaattatttcagcCCATATCCTATCACATTGGGCTGAGTTTCAGAAAATGTTAAAACAGATTACAAATGCAATCCTTTGTTGCTTGCAAGGGTCCAATAAATCATAATGCAGAAACTTTAACAAAGCTTACATATATATGGAAATCAAAGATGAACAAATGACTAAACAAGATGAACATGAGACAACCTTAACCCCAAACACTTCAGTCCTAAGATCAAGAAGCATGCCATATGACCTTGCTTGTCATGTCAAGTCATGTTTTCTTAGACCAGAGTGGTGGATACCAGTATGCTCAAATTTGTTTAAAGCATTTTCCATGTTTTCGGAGGAGGGTAATATCTCCGTACCATTGTCCCGGAAGTCGGAACAATTGGAACTAAAACAAATCCAAAACCATCAACGCAAACCACAAATACCGGAAGACGTAAACTAAAACAACTCCAAAACTATCAACACCAACCACAAAGGGCAGGCAAGAAAGCAAAAAACCATAACACATATAGAGAGAGAAATTTAAAGATTGAATAACTTGTTGGGCTGTTCAACATTTAATCAAAAGTAAGATTCTCTCTCCACTAATGTTGCAATAAAAACATGATGCATGTAATAAATCAAGGAAATTTAAACACACAACAATTCAATTCCCAAAAATAGCAGCTGCACATGGGTAAGTAGGGAATGCCCTTCATATACATTCCTATATCCGACACTGTACTGTACCATACTAGTTACCAACTATCAATATAATAAGTCCCTAAAAGAGATCAAAGAGTTTATTTATCATACAATATTGTTATGGGTTTCTCACCATTGGCATGGCAAGCTGATGGCTACATTACTAGCATACCAGCAAATCAAATGTGATTCATCCGTTCCGAATTAAGGCCAGCCGATAAATCATTGCATACAGAGCATCTATACAAAGAACAGTAGTAACAATATAACTCTTTCAGACCGAAATCTCAATACTCCTAGGTCGAAAGGATTTTACAACTCATATTACCATAAAATTCGGATGCTTCAGTACTTAAGAACAGAAGGAAAGTCTGTTCTTGGTTTTGGGCAACCGATACTTAAGGAACCAAGACTAACAAGGTATCGATTATTGTCAATAAGTCATGATAAAGCAAGCACACACAAAGTAGAGGCAAGGATACaattaaaaaaaagaatataTTAAAGCTAATATATTGCATTGAATGGAAAGAGTTAAACGATAGTGAAAATAACCTTTGGTGTGTCATGCTTAGAGCACAAAGGCATTGATAATTAGATCCATAGAGAATCCCTAACAATTGAAGCTTATTCTGCTATGAATCCCCTATTTATTGAAatcttctaaaaaaaaaaaaagcaataatAACAACCTAAATAGCTCGATTCAACATTTCTCGGACCATATTTCCACCATCGGGCACTTTTATCTTTCCCTTTTTCTAAAAGAGGGGGAACTTACAAGGTGGGTGGATATTCGATCTTCAACCCAAAATGTCTGATGGTTATGTACCAAGCTTTCTAACCTGTCCTCCCAAACAGGAAAATTCACTAGGAATAAACAGGCAGCTCGgaactataaaaataataacataggATGCTACAAAGTATCCAGTCAAATTCAACCTAGTACCTCCACATAGTTAAATACTACAAGCATACGATTAGAACTACAACTGCTGCAAAAAAGGAAACAAGGATCTTACTTCACTAAGTAGCCTTAACTTTATCATCCCCAACAGCTGAGAGTATAGGCAAGCTACTTAAAAACTCATCAAGACCCTCAAAAAATCCGTTCCCTTCAATGTTATCCTCTTCGCCGTATCCAGCATGGTTCCCCTCACTCCTCCTCGGTACCGACTCTTCCACTTCGTTACTGAACTCCACATTCAAATCCAACTTCCCCAGATTCTTTGCTCCTCTCACCATTTGTTTCCTCCCACTATTTGCGACCCCCCTTCTGCTTGATTCAGCAGTTGGCTTTCCCTCGGGTGATATCGGAGCACCGTTTAAATTCCCAATGCGATTATCACTAACTTGCTCGTTGCTCCCTTTATTCACTCTCTCACTCTGTGGTTTCTTAGCTTTTCTCCCAGCAGATCCTTTCCCTTTGGCACTCTTtgccttcttcttcttcctctcatCTTTCTGCCATTCGTCGTCGTCATCATCATCGTCATCACCATCCTCTGAAGGTCCACTTGAATCAAGAATCTCGACGTATGCATCATTGTCTTCGTAATACACTCTTGGAGCAGGTTTTATGGCAGTCTTTTGTTTTCCAGCAATCTTGTCGATGGGACAAGCATACATGTTGGAAATAGGGGACCAACCGGGGAAATTACCGCCCTTATTCTTACCATTCCTCGAAATCCCTATTGGGAAAAAACCCCAACAGTAGAAATGAGTGTCCTTTCCGTTCACCGGCGGCGACTGTATCACAACTGCATGGTAAGCTCGCCGGCAACTCTTAGTCTGACACCTCAGCGTACAATCTTCGTACACCCTGGGATACTCGTAGAGAACGTAACAGTACGGACAAGCTGTCCAGAAAGTCGGTCCCTCTGACTCAGTAGCTTGACTAGGCCGAGTGGAATCGGTCTTCCCAGTCACACCATTGGGCTCTGTTCGAGTATTCTCCGCTGGAGGGGGAGGAGGCGGAGCTGTCTGATTAATCTCAACTGTCCGAATCGGCTCGGTCCGATTAAATTCAATCGAGCTAGCAACTCCTATCTGATTAACCTGGCTGGTCCGCGTTGGCTCCGGCTGATTAAGCTGGCTCGATTGCGTAGGCTCCGGCCGGTTAACCTGGCTTGTCCGTGTAGGCTCTGGCCGACTAATGTGGCTCGAACCAACTGATCCTGACTGATTAATCTGACTCGACCCAGCTAAACCTATCTGATTCATCTGCCTTGCCCAAGTTGACTCAGCCGGGCGAGTCGGCTCCGGCGGATTATTATTTAAACCCAACTGCCCTCCCCCATCTAATGCAGCATTTCCATCTTTATTATTATTCGTAGGGCTTCTTATCGCAAATAGCGGTTGTGTAACTTGCGTTTGCGTTTCTTTTGGCGGCGATTGCATAAACAGCGTTTGCGTTTGCGTTTCTTTCGGAGGCGGAGGCGCCGGTGGTTGCATAAACAGCGTTTGCGTTTGCGTTTCTTTCGGAGGCGGAGGAGCCGGTGGTTGCATAAACAGCGTTTGCGTTTCCTTCGGAGGCGGAGGAGCCGGCGGCTGCATAAACAACGTCTGCGTTTCCTTAGGAGGCGGAGGAGCAGGCGGTTGCATAAACAGCGTTTGCGTCTCTTTCGGAGGCGCAGACGGTGGCTGTTGCATAAACAGCGTCTGCGTCTCTTTCGGAGGCGGCGGCGGTTGCATAAACAACGCCTGTGTTTGCGGCTGCTGAAGTTGCGGTTGTTGCTgatgctgctgctgctgctgatgGTGGTGATACTGTTGACCGAACTGACTCACCGGGCCAAACTGAAGAAACCTCAACTCGTTATCATAAATGGCTTTCTTAGAAGGATTAGACAACACATTCCAAGCTTCAGAAACCAACCGAAAGGCCTGATCTGAAAAAGAAAGACCGTTCTTCCCATAATTCAAAAGCATAGCCAGTTTCCTGTACTGACCCGCCACCACTTCCATAGACTGAGTTAACGGCACGAGTTGTAATATCCCGTACCAATCTTGAGGGTTTGATTGCGCAGCCATGAGAGTGTCGGTCACAGCCAGTATCTGGTCAGCCGGCACCGGGGCCAGTTCCCGTGCTCGGATCGCCAACGTCCTAGCCCCGTGCAAGTCACGTGACGCCAATAGCTTCTCAGCTATGGTGAGCCAACGTTCCGCTTCAGTAGTGTTACCGTCCATTTCCTTCTCCCAATGtggttttctctctctctctctcttgctTTTTTGTTGTGCGGAAACTACTTTTGTTTGATGGTGGGAAAAAGGAACCAGACAAAAGCGTCACCTCGGTGTCTGGTTTTGGACGATTCAAGACACCTGTTTTGAAACAAATTCCGCATTGGTTTCACTTGGCTTATAAGGAATAAAGGGAAATGTGGATGGGTATTATTGTCTTTTCAAAATCCAGTGTCCAAgtgcaaaattttttatttttagtaggGAAGTGTGGGTTGAACTTTGAACTTTTGAAATGGCAAAAAAAATATGGAAAGCTTTGCTGGaaaagggtgttttggtaatttcaAAAGGAATTTATGGATTGTGGTACAGTTTTGCATTGTGACAGTCGTCTTTATTAAGGTGCGCCGAACCTTAACCTAACCCTTGTGTGTGGCATTTCGTCATttccacaaaaaaaaaagatattttattttaaacgtttttagtatttttttcaaTAAAAGAAAAATCATTGAGATACGGAATAACGTAATGAGGAGGATTTCGGAGCATGAAatgaaataatattattttattttattagtatttatcTTGTTTTCTTAACTATATTTATTGGAACAAAATATCAACCTTATGTCCGTTCTTTCTATACTGTGGATTGTATGAAGGAAAGATCAAAGTGATAGAGCTTGTTTTTACACACAAATAAAGAGTGAAGCATATTATAAAGTGGTTCTTCGAAAAAGTCAGCTATGCATACGTCACATCACTTCTTGATTAAATTCTGTTAATGTAAGAATAATAATGActgttaaatcaaaatttatattaatattgtaATGCGAGGTGAAAAGAAACTAAATATatcacattaaaataaatatttgtctAAAGAAAccataaataaattgaattaatattGTTATATAATATCACCTTGCTTCATATAACTAAATTTATTCACCCCACAATATATTCATAACTGTGAGAGGTTGCCTCAACCAAAGAGACTACCTCGTCCACATATAATCATCACATCTAGATTTGATATGAGGTGAGTCACTTATTCAAATTCGAAAAACTGTTAAAAAAGTAAGAAggtttaagtaaaaatataagtCTAAAAAATGGGTTTGGACAAGAAATAATGTTTGTTTTCTAAATGAGTAGGGCTCGACCTAGCTCGAATTTGCCTaaaaaaaatttcctttttgttgtttgttgttattttattattattttgctatcattttactaatatattactactattttgttgttattatttggatattgtataactcttattttattattaattttactattattttaaaggcatttgcttGCTAAATTATACTTATCTTAGTGTTATCTAAGTATAaacatttttaatgtattttcaatttttggggaaatattttaatttaatgtgtttagtgtatttgatgcattatattttttaaacttgtttctatataaaaaaattaatacgagTAGGTGGGGTTGAACTCAAGTTTACCATTTTTATTTGGACAACAAatcttgggcaaaattttaagctCATTTTTGAGCGAACCAAGCCAGATCTAAAAAAACGAATCTAAAATTTTGTATTGACCCAACACAAACCCAGCCCAACTCAAGTCATGATAAATATACGTCATGGATAAGCACCAAATCACATTAGACCCACCTATATGCTACTTAGGGTTAGTTTATGATTGAGGTTAAAAAGTGTcgtaaaaaaatttatatttttttgtgtAAAAAAAAAGTTAACCATTTATGTTAAACAATTACAACTAGAAATTTAGCTACTTTATCAATCCCAAACTCATCAAACAAACACCTCATGGACTTTATCTAAAACCTATACCTCTGTACTTTTGTCTAAAATCAttttagtaagtctatcaacaactTTATTCTTATTTCTTGAAATATGCTTAAAACATCACTGCTCAATAGCTTGTAAactcaaatgaattttttttaccaAGGACCTTTCCAAATGGCTAGCTTGTAGCGCTTTAACGAACTCTAAGCTATCATTATTATTAAAaagtacttttaaaaattaaaatgtcaaTTTCAAACttgatattataaaataaaatatttaatgagagataaaaaataatttcattaaaaaatacTTTTCCAACAAAacaaaaagtaaaaatttaattatcaaatttaacatcaaaatttaatttaaaactttttatttaaaattaaagttttaattgAAAATTACTTTTCTACTTCAACAATAAACAAAGCTTTAATAATAAAACATCAATGCATGTGCTAGAATTCCACCATGTCTTAACTAATAGAAAAACACATATACTTGGAGACTCATTCCAAGACAACTCTTTGAAATCCCAgaaaaactaataaaaaaataaattataaacacTTTGAAGTCAACTAAAGGTCAACACTTTCAGGTTTATgccttcttctttttttgaacCTTCTATTATGTTCCAAAActtttaaatctaaaattttgaaaattaaaaaaataaattataaaattttaatgttataaGACTATGAGATTATAGCACATcatcatttaaatttttttaaaaaaagtgtaCATAAATTTTCACGTGGTGATATAGTAGAATTTAAGAGTGTcatgtttaatattttaatagttgGACAAGTGGTCAAACAAGTCAGATCATTGCTTTTCGGTTCAACTAGTTTGATTAATTCAACCGTTGGACTTACAATAATTAaagaattaattaaaattttaaaaaaattaaaccattTCGATCTATTTAATTGTCAATTTCGATCTTTACTAGTTTCAAGTCAACCAATTCAACCTCTTTATTCAAATCCTTATATTAATCAGTATATGTCCGATCTAGTCCTATTCAAGTAACACTAATCTCGTTATTAAATCTCGATAGAATCCAAATTTAATAATCGATTAAATCAATTGTACAAATTTAAGTATTAAAATTTAACCTAATTACCAAATTCAATGACCAAAATTATATTcttcttttaataaaatatacatcATCAAAGTATAAAGGttatttaacataaaatttttatttttattttttgcttttATGATTTAcaactatatatataaaaaggaAGGCACCCTTGTTCAAGTTTGTAACCTTTTTTTTTCACATGGGTAAATTTCAATTCCGATCCTCTACTTTTTAAGTTATAAGAGTGGTTAGATTTTAATTTGATTTCGTATTTTactcaaatttgagatttaatctatatattttaattttgacataatttgatacCTCAACTTTGATAACgtcattagttagtctaaataaattattctaattaaaataataatgtgaATTAAGAATTATTAGCaccattaaaatttttattaatttcaagTTCGTTATAATATTTTTTGTTGCATAGATaccaattttttttcaaaatgcaCACCAACATAGAATAATTATAGTAGTGTTAATAAATAAaccataatttttaaattagagagagactaaaatcttaaaaataatagtatggagattaaattctaaatatacaaaAAGTATAAAAACTTTTAGTAAATTGTAACATTTAAATTTTTACACTATAATTTAGtcgataaataaataattaacctaACACGAAGCTTGAGTGAAACTCGTATTAGTTTAATTAAAAAACTACCTACctaatattcaattcaattttcccACTTTATATTGCATTCCCACACGTATGGATGTTTAAAAATCTAGTAATAATTATGGTGCAAAATAATCAATTAGAAATTAGAATTTGGTTGGTCTGTCAAAAGATAAAGTGGAACCCACAATTATAAATGTTGTACTTTTACCCCTACGTAACTTTTAAATGTGAATCATTAAAAAAATATACTTTATTAATATGAATGATGAGGGTACTTTTATATGTGTAGTGCATTTATTTATtgttagtataaaaataacagtaaTGATAAAATTAGATATTATAGTTATATTATAACacgaaacaaaaagaaaactaaaaggaTCGTactgaaaataattatttatcgAAAGAAACCCTAAATTGTAATGTCGTAGGAAAATGAAGTGTAAGTGAAATGAATATATGAGGATAGGATTGtttttcatatttataattatttaattaattataataaaatatattaaattacctCACTtttatgaaataggtgaaaagaATTTATGTAAAATGCATGAGATtttagataaaatgataaaattgaaattttaggGCTTTTTTTATACATAAATTAAAGGATTTTCATCTTttagatttaagtctcgttgtttatagatt contains these protein-coding regions:
- the LOC108455968 gene encoding protein PELPK1-like, coding for MPELPKPELPKVPELPKPELPEVPKFPKVPELPKPELPKVPEFPKVPELPKPEFPKIPELKKPKEVKVPEMPNAPKLSKSEAPKVPELPKPEFPKVPEVPKPELPKAPELPKPELPKVPELPKPELPKVPEVPKPELPKVPEVPKSELPKAPEVPKPELPKAPELPKLESPKVPELPKPELPKVPEVPKPELPKAPELPKIPEFTKPELPKIPEVPKPELPKVTELPKLELPKVSEVPKPELPKAPELPKPQLPKIPGLTKPELPKVPEVPKPELPKTPELPKPELPKVPELPSMPKPEEPKVLELPKPELPKLPNLPKPETPKQELP
- the LOC108457074 gene encoding uncharacterized protein LOC108457074, whose protein sequence is MDGNTTEAERWLTIAEKLLASRDLHGARTLAIRARELAPVPADQILAVTDTLMAAQSNPQDWYGILQLVPLTQSMEVVAGQYRKLAMLLNYGKNGLSFSDQAFRLVSEAWNVLSNPSKKAIYDNELRFLQFGPVSQFGQQYHHHQQQQQHQQQPQLQQPQTQALFMQPPPPPKETQTLFMQQPPSAPPKETQTLFMQPPAPPPPKETQTLFMQPPAPPPPKETQTLFMQPPAPPPPKETQTQTLFMQPPAPPPPKETQTQTLFMQSPPKETQTQVTQPLFAIRSPTNNNKDGNAALDGGGQLGLNNNPPEPTRPAESTWARQMNQIGLAGSSQINQSGSVGSSHISRPEPTRTSQVNRPEPTQSSQLNQPEPTRTSQVNQIGVASSIEFNRTEPIRTVEINQTAPPPPPPAENTRTEPNGVTGKTDSTRPSQATESEGPTFWTACPYCYVLYEYPRVYEDCTLRCQTKSCRRAYHAVVIQSPPVNGKDTHFYCWGFFPIGISRNGKNKGGNFPGWSPISNMYACPIDKIAGKQKTAIKPAPRVYYEDNDAYVEILDSSGPSEDGDDDDDDDDEWQKDERKKKKAKSAKGKGSAGRKAKKPQSERVNKGSNEQVSDNRIGNLNGAPISPEGKPTAESSRRGVANSGRKQMVRGAKNLGKLDLNVEFSNEVEESVPRRSEGNHAGYGEEDNIEGNGFFEGLDEFLSSLPILSAVGDDKVKAT